The following DNA comes from Microbacterium foliorum.
TGACCACCCGGTGCCCTCCGGCGATCTCGCTGAGCCGCGCCTCGAAGGCGGCCACCGCTGGTCCCGTCGTGAGCCAGTCGCCGCGGAGCACGTCGACGACGGCCTGAATGTCGTCCTCCGAGATCGACTGACGCCCGTACGGCAGCACCGTCAGATCCCCGCCTCGATGATCTCCGCGATCTCCTGCTGCGAATACCACCGGTCGTTGCTGTTCGAACGATAGGCGAAACCCTCGGGCACCGGCACGGCGCCTGCGGGCATCTGATAGCCCCAGGAGGCGAGGTCGGGCTGGATGATGAAGTACTTGCCGTCGCTGACCGTCACCGCGCGGCGGCCCTCTTCCGGGCTGATCATCTCCTCATGGAGCTTCTCGCCCGGGCGCAGACCCACGTCGACGAGCTCGGCTCCCGGCACGACGGCGTGGGCGAGGTCAGTGACCTTCATCGAGGGGATGCGGGGGACGAGCAGCTCGCCGCCCTGCATGAGTTCGAACGTGTCGACCACCATCTCGACGGCCTGCGGGAGCGTGATGAAGAACCGGGTGCAACGCAGATCGGTGATCGGGAGCGGCTTGCCCTCGGCGCCCAGCCGAGAGAAGAACGGGATGACCGACCCGCGGGATCCCATGACATTGCCGTAGCGCACGACCGCGAACCGCGTGTCGTACGCGGCGGCGTAGTGATTGCCGGTGATGAAGAGCTTGTCGGCGGTGAGCTTGGTTGCGCCGTACAGGTTGATCGGGCTCGACGCCTTGTCGGTCGAGAGCGCCACGACGCGCTTCACGCCGGCGTCGATCGATGCCTCGATCACGTTCTGGCTGCCCAGGATGTTCGTCTTGACGAACTCGAACGGATTGTACTCGGCCGTGTCCACCTGCTTGAGCGCAGCGGCATGCACCACGTAGTCGACGCCGTGCAGCGCGCGTGCGAGACGCCTCTCATCGCGGATGTCGCCGATGAACCATCGCAGCCGGGGGTCGTCGCCGAACTGCTGTCGCACCTCGTACTGCTTGAGTTCGTCCCGCGAGAAGATGACCAGCCGCCGGGGGTTGAGGTGGGTCAGGGCGTGGCGTATGAACGCCTTGCCGAATGACCCGGTGCCGCCAGTGATGAGGATGCTCGCGCCCTCGAGAACCGACACTCTGTCTCCTCAGCGTTGTCGTGATGGCATGGATGCTCGGGTTGTTCCATGCCCGGCCTATCCTATCGGGTGGGCGCAGGCGCGCCCCGGAGGAGAGGGACGTGCGATGAGTGGGCGACGGGTCCTCCTGCACTGCAACGCCGGTGTCGAGTCAGGCATGGGACACCTGATGCGCACTCTCACGGTCGCTCGCGTCGCGCGCGCCCGTGGGTGGTCGGCGTCGGTTTTCGGCGATGTCGACGAGGCCGGTGCGGGCATCCTGCGCAGGATGGAACCGGAGCTGGAGCTGTTCACGACGCGGGGGCCCTCGGCGAACCTCGGCGACTTCGCCGATCTTGCGCGCGGTGTCGATGTGATCCATCTGGACAGCTACCGGGAGATTCCCGATCTCACGTCTCTCGGGCCATTGATCAGCAACATGCAGGACGGTCCGTTCGGCGTGCGTGACGCCGATCTCGCGACCGATGCCAACCTGGCATCCGAGCGCACCTTCGCGAGTCCTCAGCGCAGCCTCAGCCATCTGGCGGGGATCGACGCCGTGGTCGTGCGCGCGCAGGTGCTCGCGCAGCGCGAGGTGCGGACGACGCGCTCGGCCGTGCCTCGGGTGCTGGTCGTGATGGGCGGGACGGACCCCCACGGTGTGACCGCTCGCGTCGTCGCCGAGTTCGATCGTCTGCCCGCCAGGCTGCAGATCACCGTGATCGACCCCCGGCGCAGCGATGGAGTGCGCTCAGCGGCCGAGACCTCGCGTCACTCCGTCGAGGTCCTGGGTTTCGTCGACGACCTCCCCGCGGTCGCCCGGAACCACGATCTCGCCGTGACCGCGGCCGGAACCTCCGTCTGGGACTTCGCGTGCATGGGACTGCCGATGGCACTCGTCTGCGTGGCGGACAACCAGCGAACCGGCTACCGCCAGGTCGTCGAGCGGGGGCTCGCCGTCGGCCTGGGGGAGCCGCCCCATCAGAGCCTCGACGAGCGGATCGGCCTGCTCGCCGACCTTCTCGATTCACCGGGATCGCTCGCCGAGACGGCTGCCGCCCTGAAGCGGATCGTAGACGGGCTCGGAAGCT
Coding sequences within:
- the pseB gene encoding UDP-N-acetylglucosamine 4,6-dehydratase (inverting) — encoded protein: MSVLEGASILITGGTGSFGKAFIRHALTHLNPRRLVIFSRDELKQYEVRQQFGDDPRLRWFIGDIRDERRLARALHGVDYVVHAAALKQVDTAEYNPFEFVKTNILGSQNVIEASIDAGVKRVVALSTDKASSPINLYGATKLTADKLFITGNHYAAAYDTRFAVVRYGNVMGSRGSVIPFFSRLGAEGKPLPITDLRCTRFFITLPQAVEMVVDTFELMQGGELLVPRIPSMKVTDLAHAVVPGAELVDVGLRPGEKLHEEMISPEEGRRAVTVSDGKYFIIQPDLASWGYQMPAGAVPVPEGFAYRSNSNDRWYSQQEIAEIIEAGI
- a CDS encoding bifunctional UDP-2,4-diacetamido-2,4,6-trideoxy-beta-L-altropyranose hydrolase/GNAT family N-acetyltransferase, producing MSGRRVLLHCNAGVESGMGHLMRTLTVARVARARGWSASVFGDVDEAGAGILRRMEPELELFTTRGPSANLGDFADLARGVDVIHLDSYREIPDLTSLGPLISNMQDGPFGVRDADLATDANLASERTFASPQRSLSHLAGIDAVVVRAQVLAQREVRTTRSAVPRVLVVMGGTDPHGVTARVVAEFDRLPARLQITVIDPRRSDGVRSAAETSRHSVEVLGFVDDLPAVARNHDLAVTAAGTSVWDFACMGLPMALVCVADNQRTGYRQVVERGLAVGLGEPPHQSLDERIGLLADLLDSPGSLAETAAALKRIVDGLGSWRIVASWEQLLRTRPQIAPGPAVIARPATLDDGQKLFEWRNDPTVRVNSRSRGEVDWGSHRDWLARSLEDPDRRLLVIESDGKPVATCRWDRRSADDWEISITVAPESRGRGIAASAVHAAERALTAELPIRLVAAVHRDNAASRRLFERAGYLPHLPEDDDGFLTLARWRLS